In Sodalis ligni, a single genomic region encodes these proteins:
- the nuoL gene encoding NADH-quinone oxidoreductase subunit L, whose amino-acid sequence MNLLYLTILFPLLGFLLLAFSRGRWGENASAIVGVGTILLAALTTLWVAIDFLGTRSDGAAVFNQPLWTWMSVDNFNIAVTLSLDGLSLTMLSVVTGVGFLIHLFAAWYMRGEEGYSRFFAYTNLFIASMVLLVLADNLLLMYLGWEGVGLCSYLLIGFYYTESKNGAAAMKAFIVTRVGDVLLAFALFILFTQLGTLNFREMVVLAPQHMAAGSTAITLATLMLLGGAVGKSAQLPLQTWLADAMAGPTPVSALIHAATMVTAGVYLIARTHGLFLMAPEVLHLVGIVGAITLVLAGFAALVQTDIKRVLAYSTMSQIGYMFLALGVHAWDAAIFHLMTHAFFKALLFLSSGSVILACHHEQNIFKMGGLRKSIPLVYICFLVGGAALSALPIVTAGFYSKDEILWGALLNGNNNLMLAGLVGAFLTSIYTFRMIFIVFHGKEQIKAHAGKGISHHLPLLVLLVLSTFIGALITPPLAGVLPDIRGGEDGKMTLEIVSGLLVIVGILIAAWLYLGERRLVKSIAASAPGRLLTLWWFNAWGFDWLYDKVFVQTYLGIARLLQRDPLNALMNTPAVLARWGGRGLTLSENGQVRWYAASMSLGAVIVVALLIFV is encoded by the coding sequence ATGAACCTACTTTACTTAACCATTCTGTTTCCCCTGCTGGGATTCCTGCTGCTGGCGTTTTCCCGTGGACGCTGGGGAGAAAACGCTTCGGCTATCGTGGGGGTCGGCACCATACTGCTGGCCGCGCTGACCACCCTGTGGGTGGCCATTGATTTCCTCGGCACCCGCAGCGACGGCGCGGCGGTGTTCAACCAGCCGCTCTGGACCTGGATGTCGGTGGATAACTTCAATATCGCCGTCACCCTGAGCCTGGACGGATTGTCCCTCACCATGCTGTCGGTGGTTACCGGCGTCGGCTTTCTTATCCATCTGTTCGCCGCCTGGTATATGCGCGGGGAAGAGGGGTATTCGCGTTTTTTTGCCTATACCAACCTGTTTATCGCCAGCATGGTGCTGCTGGTGCTGGCGGATAACCTGCTGCTGATGTATCTCGGCTGGGAAGGGGTGGGGCTGTGCAGTTATCTGCTCATCGGCTTCTATTACACCGAATCGAAAAACGGCGCGGCGGCGATGAAAGCCTTTATCGTCACCCGCGTGGGCGATGTGCTGCTGGCCTTTGCCCTGTTTATCCTGTTTACCCAGCTGGGCACGCTGAATTTCCGCGAAATGGTGGTCTTGGCGCCGCAGCATATGGCGGCGGGTTCAACCGCCATCACCTTGGCGACATTGATGCTGCTCGGGGGCGCGGTGGGTAAATCGGCGCAGCTGCCGTTACAGACCTGGCTGGCGGATGCCATGGCCGGTCCGACCCCGGTCTCGGCGCTGATCCACGCCGCCACCATGGTCACCGCCGGGGTTTATCTCATTGCCCGCACCCACGGCCTGTTCCTGATGGCCCCCGAGGTGCTGCACCTGGTGGGCATCGTCGGCGCCATCACCCTGGTGCTGGCGGGGTTCGCCGCCCTGGTGCAAACCGACATCAAACGCGTCCTGGCCTATTCCACCATGAGCCAGATAGGCTACATGTTCCTGGCTCTTGGGGTACATGCCTGGGATGCGGCTATTTTCCACCTGATGACGCACGCGTTTTTCAAAGCCCTGCTGTTCCTCTCGTCGGGCTCGGTTATCCTGGCCTGTCACCACGAGCAGAATATTTTCAAGATGGGCGGACTGCGCAAATCCATTCCGCTGGTGTATATCTGCTTTCTGGTGGGGGGCGCGGCGCTGTCGGCGCTGCCCATCGTCACCGCGGGTTTCTACAGTAAAGATGAAATCCTTTGGGGCGCCCTGCTCAACGGCAATAACAACCTGATGCTGGCGGGCCTGGTGGGGGCGTTTCTGACCTCCATTTATACCTTCCGCATGATTTTCATCGTCTTTCACGGTAAAGAGCAAATCAAGGCCCATGCCGGCAAAGGCATTAGCCACCATCTGCCGCTGCTGGTGCTGCTGGTGCTGTCCACCTTTATCGGCGCGCTGATTACGCCGCCGCTGGCGGGGGTTCTGCCGGATATCCGCGGCGGCGAGGACGGCAAAATGACGCTGGAAATCGTCTCCGGTCTGCTGGTGATCGTCGGTATACTCATTGCCGCCTGGCTGTATCTCGGCGAGCGCCGGCTGGTGAAATCCATCGCCGCCAGCGCGCCGGGGCGGTTGCTCACCCTGTGGTGGTTTAACGCCTGGGGCTTCGATTGGCTGTACGACAAAGTGTTTGTGCAAACCTATCTGGGCATTGCCAGACTGCTGCAGCGCGATCCGCTGAACGCCTTGATGAATACCCCGGCGGTGCTGGCGCGCTGGGGCGGCCGCGGCCTGACGCTGAGTGAAAACGGCCAGGTGCGCTGGTATGCGGCCTCGATGAGTTTAGGCGCCGTGATTGTGGTGGCGCTGTTGATTTTCGTTTGA
- the nuoK gene encoding NADH-quinone oxidoreductase subunit NuoK — MIPLSHGLILAAILFVLGLTGMLIRRNLLFMLLGLEIMINASALAFVVAGSYWGQADGQVMYILAISLGAAEASIGLALLLQLHRRRQNLNIDKVSEMHG, encoded by the coding sequence ATGATCCCGCTTTCCCACGGACTCATTCTGGCCGCCATTCTGTTTGTTCTCGGTTTAACGGGCATGCTGATTCGCCGTAACCTGCTGTTTATGCTGCTGGGGCTTGAGATCATGATCAACGCCTCCGCCCTGGCGTTTGTGGTGGCGGGCAGCTATTGGGGACAGGCCGACGGACAGGTGATGTACATTCTGGCCATCAGTCTTGGCGCGGCCGAGGCCAGCATCGGCCTGGCACTGCTGCTACAGCTGCATCGCCGCCGTCAAAACCTGAATATTGATAAAGTCAGCGAGATGCACGGATGA
- the nuoJ gene encoding NADH-quinone oxidoreductase subunit J, whose protein sequence is MEVAFYVAGLVAILATLRVITHTHPVRALLYLIVSLLAIACVFFTLGAYFAGALEIIVYAGAIMVLFVFVVMMLNLGASTARQERDWLAPSAWIGPGILSLLLLWTLIRGIYGAADHGISGEMISAKNVGITLFGPYVLAVELASMLLLAGLVVAFHLGREDRDVDALSKGPKITDAIKRKSEEQA, encoded by the coding sequence ATGGAAGTCGCTTTTTATGTAGCCGGTCTGGTGGCCATATTGGCCACGCTGCGGGTGATTACCCACACCCATCCGGTACGCGCACTGCTGTATCTGATCGTATCGCTGCTGGCTATCGCCTGCGTGTTTTTTACGCTGGGCGCCTACTTTGCCGGGGCGCTGGAAATTATTGTCTACGCCGGCGCCATCATGGTGCTGTTCGTGTTCGTGGTGATGATGCTCAATCTCGGGGCGTCCACGGCGCGGCAGGAGCGCGATTGGCTGGCGCCCTCGGCCTGGATCGGACCGGGAATCCTGTCGCTGCTGCTGCTGTGGACCCTCATCCGGGGTATTTACGGCGCTGCCGATCACGGCATCAGCGGCGAGATGATCAGTGCGAAAAACGTCGGCATCACGCTGTTCGGGCCTTACGTCCTGGCGGTGGAACTGGCTTCCATGCTGCTGTTGGCCGGTTTGGTGGTGGCCTTCCATCTGGGACGTGAAGACCGTGACGTGGATGCCCTGTCCAAGGGTCCGAAAATCACCGACGCCATAAAAAGAAAATCGGAGGAACAAGCATGA
- the nuoI gene encoding NADH-quinone oxidoreductase subunit NuoI yields the protein MTLKELVFGCGTQLRSIWMIGMQAFSKRETQMYPDVPVNPPPRFRGRIVLTRDPDGEERCVACNLCAVACPVACISLQKAETADGRWYPEFFRINFSRCIFCGLCEEACPTTAIQLTPDFEMGEFKRQDLVYEKENLLISGPGKYPEYNFYRMAGMAIGGKDKGDAENEAKPIDVKGLLP from the coding sequence ATGACATTAAAAGAGCTGGTCTTTGGTTGCGGCACCCAGTTACGCAGTATCTGGATGATTGGCATGCAAGCGTTCAGCAAACGCGAAACCCAAATGTATCCCGACGTGCCGGTCAATCCGCCGCCCCGTTTCCGCGGCCGCATCGTATTGACCCGCGATCCCGACGGCGAGGAGCGCTGCGTCGCCTGTAACCTGTGCGCCGTGGCCTGTCCCGTGGCCTGTATTTCGCTGCAAAAGGCGGAAACCGCGGACGGACGCTGGTATCCGGAATTTTTCCGTATCAATTTCTCCCGCTGCATTTTCTGCGGTTTGTGTGAAGAAGCCTGCCCCACCACGGCAATCCAGCTGACGCCGGATTTTGAAATGGGCGAGTTCAAGCGTCAGGATTTAGTGTATGAAAAAGAAAATCTGCTGATTTCGGGGCCGGGTAAGTATCCGGAATATAATTTTTACCGGATGGCCGGCATGGCGATTGGCGGGAAAGATAAAGGCGACGCGGAAAACGAAGCCAAACCCATCGACGTCAAAGGTTTGCTGCCCTAA
- the nuoH gene encoding NADH-quinone oxidoreductase subunit NuoH — MSWLTPDVIDAIIAVLKAIVILLVVVSCGAFMSFGERRLLGLFQNRYGPNRVGWGGSLQLVADMVKMFFKEDWIPPFADRMIFTLAPVIAFTALLLSFAIVPVSSSWVVADLNIGVLFFLMMGGLAVYAVLFAGWSSNNKYSLLGAMRASAQTLSYEVFLGLSLMGVVARAGSFKLGDIVASQAHLWNIIPQFFGFATFVLAGIAVCHRHPFDQPEAEQELADGYHIEYSGMKFGLFFVGEYIGIVTVSALIVTLFFGGWQGPFLPSFIWFAIKTGFFMMMFILIRAALPRPRYDQVMAFGWRFCLPLTLLNLLATAAVILYNAQ, encoded by the coding sequence ATGAGTTGGTTAACACCGGATGTGATTGACGCCATTATTGCCGTGCTGAAAGCGATTGTGATTTTACTGGTGGTGGTGTCCTGCGGCGCGTTCATGAGCTTTGGCGAACGCCGGCTGCTTGGGCTGTTCCAGAACCGCTACGGACCGAACCGGGTAGGGTGGGGCGGCTCGCTGCAGCTGGTGGCGGACATGGTGAAAATGTTCTTTAAAGAGGACTGGATCCCGCCCTTCGCCGACCGAATGATATTCACCCTGGCGCCGGTGATTGCCTTTACCGCGCTGCTGCTCTCCTTCGCCATCGTGCCGGTGAGTTCCAGCTGGGTGGTGGCGGATCTCAATATCGGCGTGCTGTTCTTTCTGATGATGGGCGGTCTGGCGGTATACGCGGTGCTGTTCGCCGGCTGGTCGAGCAATAACAAATACTCTCTGCTGGGAGCCATGCGCGCTTCGGCGCAGACCCTGAGCTACGAGGTTTTCCTCGGACTGTCGCTCATGGGCGTGGTGGCGCGGGCCGGGTCCTTCAAACTGGGGGACATCGTCGCCTCCCAGGCGCATTTGTGGAATATCATTCCGCAGTTTTTCGGTTTCGCCACCTTCGTGCTGGCCGGGATTGCGGTGTGCCACCGTCATCCCTTCGACCAGCCGGAAGCCGAACAGGAACTGGCGGACGGTTATCACATTGAATATTCCGGCATGAAGTTCGGTTTATTCTTTGTCGGGGAATACATCGGTATCGTGACGGTGTCGGCCCTGATAGTCACGCTGTTTTTCGGCGGCTGGCAGGGACCGTTTTTACCCTCCTTTATCTGGTTCGCCATTAAAACCGGCTTCTTTATGATGATGTTCATCCTGATCCGCGCGGCGCTACCCCGTCCGCGTTATGACCAGGTGATGGCTTTCGGCTGGAGATTCTGCCTGCCGTTGACGCTGCTGAACCTGCTGGCGACGGCGGCGGTCATCTTGTACAACGCTCAATAA
- the nuoG gene encoding NADH-quinone oxidoreductase subunit NuoG yields the protein MATIHVDGKEYEVNGADNLLEACLSLGLDIPYFCWHPALGSVGACRQCAVKQYQNAEDTRGRLVMSCMTPASDGTFISIADDEAKNFRQSVVEWLMINHPHDCPVCEEGGNCHLQDMTVMTGQNFRRYRFTKRTHRNQYLGPFISHEMNRCIACYRCVRFYKDYADGTDLGVYGAHDNVYFGRTQDGALESEFSGNLVEVCPTGVFTDKTHSERYNRKWDMQFAPSICQQCSVGCNTSPGERYGELRRIENRYNGSVNHYFLCDRGRFGYGYVNLKDRPRQPLQRRGEDWIALNAEQAMQGAADALRQAKKMIGIGSPRASVESNFALRELVGAENFYSGVSAAEQGRLALMLKVLRDSGIRTPALREIESYDAVLVLGEDLTQTGARIALAVRQAVKGKSREMAAAQKVADWQIAAIQTIGQRAGYPLFVTNVDSTKLDDLSAWTYCAPAEDQARLGFAIAHALDDGAPAVTDLADGLKSKIDIAVQALAGARKPLIISGGSSGSEAVIAAAANIARALKGRGADVGITFVAPSANSMGLAMMGGGSLDDALEQLESGGADSVIVLENDLYRHGAASRIDAALEKAINLIVVDHQRTAIMDKADLILPAASFAESDGTLVNQEGRAQRFFQVFDPAYYDSQTVMLESWRWLHSLHSTYLNRHVDWTQFDHIIAACAEALPQLAGIVQAAPDASFRVRGQKLAREPHRYSGRTAMRANIDVHEPRQPQDQDTMFAFSMEGSSGPNSNSKQVAFAWAPGWNSPQAWNKFQDEVGGHLRHGDPGVRLLEPGDGALAYFTDVPAAFSPPSDGRWRIAPYYHLFGSEETSQRSAVIQERMPAPYVALNRRDAEHLGVNSGTLLEFTCAGQSVRLPVRFSEGLTVGQIGLPLGLPGIPPVWLGQTVENLREAAL from the coding sequence ATGGCTACCATTCATGTAGACGGCAAGGAATATGAGGTTAACGGGGCGGACAACCTGCTGGAAGCCTGTCTGTCGCTTGGCCTTGATATTCCCTATTTTTGCTGGCATCCGGCGCTGGGCAGCGTCGGAGCTTGCCGCCAGTGCGCGGTCAAGCAATACCAAAACGCCGAAGACACCCGCGGCCGGCTGGTGATGTCTTGTATGACGCCGGCGTCTGACGGCACCTTTATCTCCATTGCCGATGACGAAGCGAAAAATTTCCGCCAGAGCGTGGTGGAGTGGCTGATGATTAATCATCCCCACGACTGTCCGGTGTGCGAGGAGGGCGGCAACTGCCACCTGCAGGACATGACGGTGATGACCGGGCAGAATTTCCGCCGCTACCGTTTTACCAAACGGACCCATCGCAACCAGTATCTCGGGCCGTTTATTTCCCATGAGATGAACCGCTGTATCGCCTGTTACCGCTGTGTCCGCTTTTATAAAGATTATGCCGACGGTACGGATCTCGGGGTCTATGGCGCCCATGACAACGTCTATTTCGGCCGTACCCAGGATGGGGCGCTGGAAAGCGAATTCTCCGGCAATCTGGTGGAAGTCTGTCCGACCGGGGTATTTACCGACAAGACCCATTCCGAACGCTACAACCGCAAATGGGATATGCAGTTCGCTCCCAGCATCTGCCAGCAATGCAGCGTCGGCTGCAACACCAGCCCCGGTGAACGCTACGGCGAATTGCGCCGTATCGAAAACCGCTATAACGGCAGCGTCAATCACTATTTCCTCTGCGATCGCGGCCGTTTCGGCTACGGTTACGTTAATCTGAAAGATCGTCCCCGCCAGCCGCTGCAGCGCCGCGGCGAGGATTGGATCGCCCTGAACGCCGAGCAGGCGATGCAAGGTGCGGCCGACGCGCTGCGGCAGGCCAAAAAGATGATCGGTATCGGGTCGCCGCGTGCCAGCGTAGAGAGCAATTTCGCCCTGCGCGAGCTGGTGGGGGCCGAGAATTTTTACAGCGGCGTTTCCGCCGCTGAACAGGGCCGCCTGGCGCTGATGCTCAAGGTGCTGCGCGACAGCGGCATCCGTACTCCCGCGCTGCGTGAAATCGAGAGCTACGACGCGGTGCTGGTGCTCGGGGAAGACCTGACCCAGACCGGCGCCCGCATCGCCCTGGCCGTGCGCCAGGCGGTAAAGGGCAAGTCCCGCGAGATGGCTGCGGCGCAGAAAGTCGCCGACTGGCAGATTGCCGCTATCCAAACCATCGGTCAGCGCGCCGGCTATCCGCTGTTCGTCACCAATGTCGACAGCACCAAGCTCGATGATCTCTCTGCCTGGACCTACTGCGCGCCGGCGGAAGATCAGGCCCGGCTCGGTTTCGCCATTGCCCATGCCCTGGATGACGGCGCGCCGGCTGTGACCGATCTCGCCGACGGACTGAAATCCAAAATCGACATTGCGGTGCAGGCCCTGGCCGGCGCCCGTAAGCCGCTGATTATTTCCGGCGGCAGCTCCGGCAGCGAAGCGGTAATCGCCGCCGCCGCCAATATCGCCCGTGCATTGAAAGGCCGCGGCGCCGATGTCGGCATTACCTTTGTCGCCCCAAGCGCCAACAGCATGGGACTGGCGATGATGGGCGGCGGTTCCCTGGACGACGCGCTGGAGCAGTTGGAAAGCGGTGGGGCGGACAGCGTTATCGTGCTGGAAAACGATCTCTATCGCCACGGGGCGGCCTCGCGTATCGACGCCGCGCTGGAGAAGGCCATTAACCTGATTGTGGTGGACCACCAGCGTACCGCCATTATGGATAAGGCGGATCTGATCCTGCCGGCGGCCAGTTTCGCCGAAAGCGACGGGACGCTGGTGAATCAGGAGGGCCGGGCTCAGCGCTTCTTCCAGGTGTTTGATCCGGCTTATTATGACAGCCAGACGGTGATGCTGGAAAGCTGGCGCTGGCTGCACTCTCTGCACTCCACTTATCTGAATCGCCACGTGGACTGGACTCAGTTCGACCACATCATCGCCGCCTGCGCCGAAGCGCTGCCGCAGCTGGCGGGTATCGTCCAGGCCGCGCCGGACGCCAGTTTCCGCGTCAGGGGCCAAAAACTGGCCCGCGAGCCTCACCGTTACAGCGGACGGACCGCCATGCGCGCCAATATCGACGTGCACGAACCCCGTCAGCCGCAGGATCAGGACACCATGTTTGCCTTCTCCATGGAAGGCAGCAGCGGCCCGAACAGCAACAGCAAACAGGTGGCCTTCGCCTGGGCGCCGGGCTGGAACTCGCCGCAGGCCTGGAATAAATTCCAGGATGAAGTGGGCGGCCATTTGCGCCACGGCGATCCCGGCGTGCGTTTGCTGGAACCCGGCGACGGCGCGCTGGCTTACTTCACTGACGTTCCGGCGGCATTCTCCCCGCCATCCGACGGACGGTGGCGTATCGCGCCTTATTATCATCTGTTCGGCAGCGAAGAAACCTCGCAGCGGTCGGCCGTTATCCAGGAGCGGATGCCGGCGCCTTATGTGGCGCTCAACCGTCGAGACGCCGAGCATCTGGGGGTCAACAGCGGCACGCTGCTGGAGTTTACCTGCGCCGGCCAGTCGGTGCGTCTGCCGGTACGATTCAGCGAAGGCCTGACCGTCGGTCAGATTGGCCTGCCGCTGGGTTTGCCGGGCATACCGCCGGTGTGGTTGGGACAAACCGTTGAAAATCTGCGGGAGGCCGCACTATGA